Genomic window (Sandaracinaceae bacterium):
TCGGACACCGGCGGCACCCTCAAGCGGATCGGGTACGGCGCCAGCGGCGCGGTGCACGCGATGCTCGGCGTGGCGGCGTTCCAGATGGCGCTCGGCAGCGGCGGCGGCGGCTCGTCGAAGAAGACCTACCTCGCGGAGCTGCTCGCGATCGACACGATCGGACCGGTCCTCGTCATCGGCCTCGGCCTCTTCGTGATCGGCTTCGCCGTCTACCAGCTCTACAAGGCGGCGACGCTGAAGTTCCAGGAGGAGTTGAAGACCGGAGAGATGAGCCGCTCGCTCCGCAAGTGGGTCCCCAAGCTCGGCCGCTTCGCGCTCGCCAGCCGGGGCGTGGTCTTCGCCATCGTGGGCGTCTTCCTCGTGAAGGCGGGCCTCGACTCGAACCCGGGTGAGTTCGAGGGCGTGGGCGGGGCGCTGCGCGAGATCGGATCCGAGAGCTTCGGCTCGATCCTGCTCGTGCTCGTCGCGACCGGCCTCGCCGCCTACGGCGCGTTCCAGGTCGTGATGGCGCGCTATCGCAAGATCCCCGCGCGCTGAGCAGGACGCCCGCGCCGTGGCCCCAATGGGGTGCGGCGCGGGCGCGCGCCTTCAGGCACGCTCGACGCCGCGCGCGCGGTCGATGGCCGACAGCAGCCGCTCGGGCGTGAAGGGCTTGGAGACCAGCTCCGCGTCGAGCGCGGCCAGCCGGGCCGGCTCGGTCAGCGGCGCCGCGTAGCCGGAGATGATCACGACGGGCTGCGTGGGCCGCCGCTCTCTGAGCCGCGTCAGCAGCTCCACCCCGTCCATCCCGGGCATGACCACGTCCGTGACCACGACGTCGTAGCGCTCCGCGGGGCTCGAGACCCGCTCGAGCGCGGACGCGCCGTCCGCCGCCGTCTGCACCTCGAAGCCCATGCGCTCGAGCAGCTTGCGGGTGACGCCGCGGACGCGCGGGTCGTCATCGGCGAGGAGCACCTTCCCCGAGCGCGTGCGCTCGAGCGTCGCGGGCGGGCGATCCGAGGCGAGGCGGGCCGCGGTCTCTGGCGCCTCGACGCGCGGGAAGCGCAGCGTGAACGTCGTGCCCTCGCCCAGCTCGGACGCGACCGTGATGTCCCCGCCCATCTGCCGCACGAGGCCGTACGCGGTGGCGAGCCCGAGACCCGTGCCGCCGCTGCTCTCCTTGGTCGTGAAGAACGGCTCGAAGATGTGCGCGAGGGTCTCCGCGTCCATCCCGTGGCCCGCGTCCGACACGGTGAGCACGGCCTGGGTCTTCTCGGCCCGCACGTCGAGACACACGCAGCCCCCGGTGGGCATCGCGTCGCGCGCGTTGATCACCAGGTTCAGCAGCACCTGCGTCAGGAGCGCGCGGTCACCCCGGA
Coding sequences:
- a CDS encoding DUF1206 domain-containing protein, with translation MRTPQALRNRPWLEPAARAGYVAKGIIYALIGGLAIAQVVESAGSIGGGRNAVQTIGQQPFGQILLVIIGVGLFAYALWRAVQAIFDPEDAQSDTGGTLKRIGYGASGAVHAMLGVAAFQMALGSGGGGSSKKTYLAELLAIDTIGPVLVIGLGLFVIGFAVYQLYKAATLKFQEELKTGEMSRSLRKWVPKLGRFALASRGVVFAIVGVFLVKAGLDSNPGEFEGVGGALREIGSESFGSILLVLVATGLAAYGAFQVVMARYRKIPAR